Part of the Trichoderma asperellum chromosome 1, complete sequence genome is shown below.
ATATTGCAAGTTTAGAATCAAATTGTTATTAGATGATGAGCAACGTAGGCTCGACCTATAGCAGGGTTAAGTTATTAACAGTTATGAAATCGAATTGATGTGTCTGCTAACTTACTTCTATTTGAGTAAAGATACAAGCATTGGGATTGTAGTTATAATTCTGAAGAGTAATATAGATTTACTGTAGCTTGTGTGTGAAGAACCCCCTTACTGAAGAAACCCCTTAAAGAAAAGTGTCGTTGGTAAGGTgtctatatttaaaaaggtcCGGTCTCTGGTTGTTAAATCCGGTAAAGCCGGTATTGTCTTACAGATCACGCTGGCATGAAGCCACTTATGCTATTAAGGTGTGAAGGATTGGAAAGAGGATCCTTGTTTCCTGTTATGAGTGGATTCAAATTTCTCAGAACCTCGCTATCTAGGTGAATATTTTTCTCCTACCAAAAAATCTAGATCAACCACCGTTAAACCACACAAATATCTCATACTGGAGTCCAACTCCAATGTATTGGTCGTCCAAGCTGAATGGCTCTTTAAAAACATCCACCTACAATAAACAGTCTGCGTCCCAGAGTTGATCATCAGCAAATAGCGCCTCATTCCAATCCTGCCATTCCATCAGGTTAAATGTTACTGCGGATTCCGACTCATTGGGTTCGTCAAGGTTCACTCCAAAGTCAAACATGCTAGATACCAGCACCTGGTCCAACTCTGAGCGATCAATAAGAGTGCTAGCATTAGCTGATTGAGTTTCTGTGAGATTTAAAGCCTTTTTGCCACCCTTGTGTGTTTCGACGAAGCTATATGCGCAGGCCTCATTGTGGTGACTGGGTTGCTCCGTCGCCTCTCTAGAATTCCTCGCTCGATGGGCCTCGGCGGCAGCAATGATCTTACTTAATCTGTCCCAGGACGGATTCAACTTTACTCTATCTGGCGCCGCTTCTAATATCTGGTGGGTTAGCGCCCACCCTCTTTCGGAAGCCGTCGACCATGGACACTGGCAAAGCTGGATGAACACTGCACTCATCGAAGCCCAAGGAAAATCTCCTTGTAATTGCCATCTCCACTTTTTCCAAGAAGGCTCTGTTCGTAATCTGtgagcttcttcaagaaTATTTATTGTCAATTCTAAATGATGTTGCATCATTTCCTGAGATGGAGCTTGCGAGAGCTTTTTCAATTTGCGAAAATGTTGTAGGTATATCGTGTGCTCGACTTTGCAGAAGGCAAGCGAGGTCATGGTCTTAATTAGAGATTCTAGGTGATTATTTGAAGAGAATCTGTCGATATATGAATCCTCTAATTTTGACTTTGTCAATCTGAAGGTGTTCAGTTTCTGCTCCAAAGGCCTTTGCTGATTTGCGTTTAGGAAACGACATAGAAACCATATCTCATATCGCATGATGCAGACCGTAGACTCGTTTTGTAGGTCAAAAGATATTTTGGAATTGCTTCCACCGCCAACCGATATACAACTTGGAGCTTTGGTGTCGAATATTGTATCTGAAACTGACAATCCCTCAGTATGTCCTGTTCGGGATATGGAGTCAATGAAGACAATCTGCCACCAAATCCGGCGGCGTATTTCGACCTGAACCGGGGTTAGAAGAGGCGTTTTGAAGTTCTCGGCATCCCTGTGCAGCTGTAAGGATGTCACGATCCTCAGTAATAGACCCATCAATGGCGACAACAGTTCCTGGCAACCAATGTGTGGTAGAATTGAGAGATATATTACAAATGCTTGGATTGTTTCAATATCCTTTGTTACCAGAAGTCCAGAATTGGCGAGCGCTCTCTCTGTCCCAAGGCGAAACCGAGCAAGTAATTGATTTCTTGGAATACCGAAGCAATTCAGACTCTCTTCCTGGTCCAATGACGTGATTGATGCCAAACATACAGCAAATAGTAGAGCTTGTAAGCTATACTGTAGGGAGCCAAACTTGCCCCTCAAATGAGTTATGACCTCTTCTAGAGCTGCAGCGTCAATGACCTTGATAAATGGGTCGACATTGTCCACGTATGTCCGCCATATAAAAGGCATTTGTGATGGTAAAGGGTATAGATCATCGAGGCTTTGAGTAAATGCACCGGTATAGGCATTCCCGAAATAAAATTGGGGATATATGCTATGCGATGATATTTGACTGCTATATGAGATAGGTTCAAGGTTTGAACCAGATGCTGTTGAAGCCACATCTTGAATAGCTTCAAATATATGCTCGACCTAGTCAACTAGTATTAGCCTCCTCTGTGCTCGTTTCTCTCAATAGTCAACACACACTTCACTACAAAAAACAGACCAGAAACCCTTTCCGATTTGTAGACCAGCGTCTTTCCCAACGACTAATGGTCCAAAATCTTCGTTCATCTCTCCCTCAGCATGGGATTTCATGGCAGAAATCAATTTCTCGAAGTGCATGGGCGATTCCTGACTTGGTAGTTCCCGCTTTCCAATCTCAGCGTTGACCGTTTCTGTAGGAGGAGAGACACCTGCGACACTGGGTAATGAGCCTGGGAGTATGGGTTGGATCTTATCAGCACCGCCTTCCACTTGTGCTGCGAGTTCTGTAACAAGTGATTCGAGGCGCCTCAGCCGATTCAGCAGCTCAGCTTGCTTTTCAGTTGGTGACTTCCACGCCGTGGGATCTCGTCGGCGTGGAAGACGGCCAGTAACTGGGAAGTGGCATTCGACTCGGTTCTTAGCACAATTAGAGCAAGGATTTGTTCTATCGCATTTGACCTTGCGGCGTCGACATGTAATGCAGCTCCATATTTGCAAACCATCTTCAGTGATGGCGTTTCCTCCGGCTGTGGAGCGATCGGCGGACATGACAgtggcagaagaaggagtAGTATGGTTCGGGTGGGCTCAACCAGGGCAATATATTTGACAAGGGTATTAGACAAAGACTTACCAATACAAACCAGGTGAAACTGGCTTCTTGGAAAAGTAGGCGTGTGACTAAGTTGAGCGAAGTTGAAAGGGTTAGGAGATTGGCTGCTATAGGTAGCCAAATCTCGGGCACGGAGCTCGGTCCAAACCCTTGCTGCGCACCCCAGTCCCCACTTCATAGACGTCTAAACCTAACGGGTCCTCCGTGAACCGACTCCTGCAATGCTAATGAAGTAATTGGGTCAACGCTATGTCGATTGTTTTGCTATCGGATTCGCATGATGAGGGGTCTTACGACCGATGGCCGAAGCCAGATGGACCATACCGTGGCAACTAGCTGTATATAAGGCCTTGCATGTCGCCGTCGACATCAACCATACCTTTATTCAGTTAGATACTTATGCTGTCTTGACCGTTTCACGACTATGGCTAGTACAAAAACTGTGATCATTCTTGGTGCAGGATGGACGGGTTTACCTCTTGCCCATAAGCTGCTCAAATACACATCCATAAAGACCAGCCTCAGAGTCATCCTAATATCTCCAAACAGCCATTTCTTCTGGAATGTTGCAGCCACCAGAGCTCTTATTCCTGGAATGATACCAGATGAATCTATGTTTATCCCAATTGCAAATGGATTTGCGCATTATCCAGTTGAAACATTCGAATTTATCCTCGGCAGAGCTACAGGGATCCAACCATCCTCGAATTCGGTTGCTGTCCTTACCAACAACGGCGAAAGCCGTACGTTTCATTATCATCATTTAGTAATCGCAACAGGCTCCAGCATAGCCAGCGGACTACCTCTCAAGCCTATCGGCACGCATGAAGAGACTCTAACCGCGTGGCATGATCTACAAGCAAAGATCAGCGATG
Proteins encoded:
- a CDS encoding uncharacterized protein (EggNog:ENOG41), which translates into the protein MSADRSTAGGNAITEDGLQIWSCITCRRRKVKCDRTNPCSNCAKNRVECHFPVTGRLPRRRDPTAWKSPTEKQAELLNRLRRLESLVTELAAQVEGGADKIQPILPGSLPSVAGVSPPTETVNAEIGKRELPSQESPMHFEKLISAMKSHAEGEMNEDFGPLVVGKDAGLQIGKGFWSVFCSEVEHIFEAIQDVASTASGSNLEPISYSSQISSHSIYPQFYFGNAYTGAFTQSLDDLYPLPSQMPFIWRTYVDNVDPFIKVIDAAALEEVITHLRGKFGSLQYSLQALLFALHRDAENFKTPLLTPVQVEIRRRIWWQIVFIDSISRTGHTEGLSVSDTIFDTKAPSCISVGGGSNSKISFDLQNESTVCIMRYEIWFLCRFLNANQQRPLEQKLNTFRLTKSKLEDSYIDRFSSNNHLESLIKTMTSLAFCKVEHTIYLQHFRKLKKLSQAPSQEMMQHHLELTINILEEAHRLRTEPSWKKWRWQLQGDFPWASMSAVFIQLCQCPWSTASERGWALTHQILEAAPDRVKLNPSWDRLSKIIAAAEAHRARNSREATEQPSHHNEACAYSFVETHKGGKKALNLTETQSANASTLIDRSELDQVLVSSMFDFGVNLDEPNESESAVTFNLMEWQDWNEALFADDQLWDADCLL
- a CDS encoding uncharacterized protein (EggNog:ENOG41), which produces MASTKTVIILGAGWTGLPLAHKLLKYTSIKTSLRVILISPNSHFFWNVAATRALIPGMIPDESMFIPIANGFAHYPVETFEFILGRATGIQPSSNSVAVLTNNGESRTFHYHHLVIATGSSIASGLPLKPIGTHEETLTAWHDLQAKISDARDIIVAGAGPTGVEVAGELAAKFGKLKRITLIMHGDAPLENSRDILPSIRTTLDKDLQKLGVKLIRKTRVETVSVGNDGKTQVLSLDNGSTVVTDLYLPLLGIRLNNSFVTDSFLDSHGSVKLDCNMRVVGIENVWAIGDITR